TTTGCAAAATGTTCTACGAACGAGAAAGCGACGGCAATCTATTGACTGAAGACAATACTCAAACTGCCTACAGTGAGCAGCCTTTACAAGAGGAGAAATATATTCACCAATGTAAGCATTGCCTCACTGTATATGACGAAACGGAAGAGAATACATCAGGTGAATCTTATATAGGTAAAAGCTTTGAAGAACTCCCGCAAAATTATACTTGCCCATTATGTGATTCGGGTAAGGGAGATTTTATAAGAATCAAACAAGAGCAATTGGAATTTGTGGAAATAGATTCTAAATAAATAAAGATGCAACTAACAGACACATTTGGGCGCGTACATAACTATTTACGCTTATCGCTGACACATCATTGTAATTTTAAGTGTATATATTGCATGCCGCAAACACATGCAGCATTTCCTGCCAAGTCTATCATGAATGCGGATGAAATAGATGCATTTGCAAATATATTTTATACCCTTGGTGTCAATAAAATTCGACTCACAGGGGGTGAGCCATTATTGAGAAAAGATGCAGGAGAAATTATAGAAAGGCTTTCAAAATATCCGGTAGCGCTTAGTATAACAACGAATGGCGCGAGGCTTCACCATTATCTATCTTCTTTTAAAAGGGCAGGATTAAAATCAGTAAATATTAGTTTAGATACCTTGCAAGAAAAAAAATTTTTAGCAATAACCAAGACAAATTTTTTCTCACAGGTATGGGAAAATATTCATCAAATGTTGCATGAAGGCTTTAGGGTGAAAATTAATATGGTCCTAATGAAAGGTGTAAATGATGAGGAGATTATTGATTTCGTAGCATTGACAAAAGACACAGATCTGGAAGTTCGCTTTATCGAGTACATGCCCTTTAACGGAAACCTTTGGGAAAGCAAAAAAGTAATGTCCCAGACTGAGCTTTTAGGCTTAATTGCTGCTAAATATAATTTCTCATCAAAAACAGGCAACCTCCACGATACGGCAAATCATTATCAAGTGGATAATTTTTTGGGAAGCTTTGCGACTATCAGTACCATGA
The Arachidicoccus soli DNA segment above includes these coding regions:
- the moaA gene encoding GTP 3',8-cyclase MoaA, with amino-acid sequence MQLTDTFGRVHNYLRLSLTHHCNFKCIYCMPQTHAAFPAKSIMNADEIDAFANIFYTLGVNKIRLTGGEPLLRKDAGEIIERLSKYPVALSITTNGARLHHYLSSFKRAGLKSVNISLDTLQEKKFLAITKTNFFSQVWENIHQMLHEGFRVKINMVLMKGVNDEEIIDFVALTKDTDLEVRFIEYMPFNGNLWESKKVMSQTELLGLIAAKYNFSSKTGNLHDTANHYQVDNFLGSFATISTMSHPFCSGCNRMRLTADGKMKNCLFSKKETDLLTAYRNGEDVVPFIKQSILEKAFATGGQFYGDFNKINVSNIRNRSMVDIGG